DNA sequence from the Tachysurus vachellii isolate PV-2020 chromosome 16, HZAU_Pvac_v1, whole genome shotgun sequence genome:
aaatgaacaaatgaacaaaacgtcttactttttttagatttgttaatTGAGCGAGACATACAGAAATAAGCGATAAATACGACTGgtgaaatataaaagaaatataggACAACTGTGACAAATAGGATGTGTTATACcacattatttttgttaatgaatGGATTTACAATGCAAACAagagttttttgtttattttgaattacctttaacatttaaatatgcaaaagatGTCTGTGTAATATAAACATAACACAATTCTTACCTGAACCAGCTGCAAAAGGTACCGAAGGACATCGTCATCGCCAAAAGTCTCCAATTTCCTGACCGCCATAGTGCGCACATTTGCATCAGAAAAGTGACAGTCCAATAGCTGCATCGCTAACCCCACATCTGGAGGGCTCCGGTCCCATGCGGTGCTTCTCTCTAAAAGATGATGTGTGGCCATGACAGCTTCCTGTTTTCCCCATTTCACAGAGCCAAGAAACTTTGGGTAGGCCGAAGGATGTCgcacacactcctgtctgaaATGCCATAGGAGCTCCTTATCTTCCACACTGAGTGGATGCAGAGGATCGGTAGCCATGATTTGATCAAACTGCTTCCGTAAATGGTTCGGCATCTCTCGTGTCCCCCTTTCTCCTTCCATCTCCGATGTGTTTTGGGAATCCCTGCTCTTAGGCAAAGCAACTGGGTAGCAATACTTGTCCAGTAGCACTGCAATTGCCATGGAGCTGGTTTTGTCTGGATTGGTGGCAGAAGTGAGTTTATCTGCATTTACGCTACTGTTATCCTCACTTTTCTCAGGCATCTTCCACATGTGCAGGATAAATTCACCCTGTCTGAGTAAAGACCTATGGTCGACCACTAACAGGTTTACGTAGTAGAGCAGACGGCTCTTGTTCTTGCAATCAAGTGAAGTGCTGTCTTTTGAGGTCTGTGTTTGGGCTTTACCACACAGCACCTGCAGGTTCAACCGGGCACCTTTGGGCAAATCCTTGATCTTAATGTTGAAATCAAGCCAGGTATTCCACAGCACCTCTTCAGTGAAGGGCTTTAAGGGTGTCCTCTCCTGAGCAAGCAGCTGCTGCCCATGGAAAATGCTGGCATCCACAAAGACCATCAGTTCTGTGTTACAAGGCAGGACTGGTATATCTATGCCCAGGATTTTGACTCTAAACTTGCGATTGCAGTCCCAGAGGGAGACTGTGAACACCTTTTCATGGTCCTTCTCATTAATAGTCAGTTGCTCATGTGTGCCAGCCACACCAGTGCAGTCATCCACCTGTGCCCAGTCCTCCTTTGGGACCACATCTTGTTCAGGGTCTGGAGGGGATTCAAGCACCAAATGGATCTCTTCTCCACTTTTGAGGCACTGTCTGATCCAGTGGAAGTCTTTGATGGGATAGTCTCCAAAAAGATATTCTTCTCTTCCACAAACCCTCAGAACAAAATCTGATTCGTTGACATCCTCTGGGATGCCAAGCAAAGCCCTTTTGTTGACAGTCTTTATGAAAAAACTCTGAAGAATATGAAATGGTGTGTCATCGATTGATACCTTTATTGTCTGACTTGAAGTTTCTCTGTGTATCACAAGTAgaatgttgttgttagagattTTACTCAGCATGTAATCAGGTAAGGATTTGGTAGTTATCCAGGGGTCCATTGAGTAAAATTTGGGATCTCGATCAGCCAATTCAATTTTCCTGGTGGTTAGTAACTTCCTCCTAGTGAACTCCAGCTCATCGTCGTGAACATTACTGACATCTGTGACATCATAACCTATAAGATGATTTAGAAATTTCTGGTACTGGATGGATTCTTCAGAAAGCTGTGGCCGGAGAACCAGATAGATTTTCCCAACCTCCTTTTTAAGAGCTTTCCAGTAGCGAATGCAGTCAAGGGTCTGAAACACCTGGTGCTTGTCATAAATCTCACAACAGCTTCCTTTCTTTTGGTAGAGCAGGATGCAGTGGTCTGGTGAATACTTCTGGTAGAATTCAGGGCACATGTTGGTTGTGACGGCCCTCAACCACAGCTGGGCTTTTACCTGCTCAACCGTCCAGTTCCCAATCACATCCAGCTGCAGCGTGTCAgggtttttggttgttttgttagTCGTCGGAAGCACAAACTCTACCGTTAAATGGTCCATTGTTGTGGATGTGTTCGATGTAAAtgctttcatttttcttctcctccttcggTTTTCACCTCTTAGAACTACTGGTGATTCATCATCACTAACTTGCTGCTCCATAACCAATGCTAAAATTATATCAGAACCAAAACATTCATCAGAAGGATCAGTGCTGTTAACTTTTATACTTATAGAAAACATTTAGAACAGGTTTCAAACTCTTTTTGCCAACATCTCTACAGCAAAGCAGGTAAAGTTATTTATGTATTGATAGAATTACTGAAGGAAGTTGTGAATGTATGACTTCAAATCAAAGGCACAGAGATTAATATCTGATTATTAAGTGTGGAGCTACTGTTCAGTACAATAACTGTTCAGTACAATAACTGTTCAGTACAATAATTGTTCAGTACAATAACTGTACAGTACAATAACTGTTCAGTACAATAATTGTTCAGTACAATAACTGTTCAGTACAATAATTGTTCAGTACAATAACTGTTCAGTACAATAACTGTTCAGTACAATAATTGTTCAGTACAATAACTGTTCAGTACAATAACTGTACAGTACAATAACTGTTCAGTACAATAATTGTTCAGTACAATAACTGTTCAGTACAATAACTGTTCAGTACAATAATTGTTCAGTACAATAAGTGTACAGTACAATAATTGTTCAGTACAATAACTGTTCAGTACAATAATTGTTCAGTACAATAATTGTTCAGTACAATAATTATTCAGTACAATAACTGTACAGTACAATAATTGTTCAGTACAATAATTGTTCAGTACAATAATTGTTCAGTACAATAATTGTTCAGTACAATAACACTAAGTCAGAGATGTAAAGTAAAGTTCAACACAAAGGAAACAGGAAGCGCTCAAATCTTTAGTCCACaaaaagctgaaaataaacTATGAAGTTCAGAGATGTGTTTGTTCACATCAGCTCTATTTCTgtgacacaaaacaacacaacactgacacgtTGTTACAGATTTACAGGATCATCTGTGagggttttattttaaacacaagacAAATGCGGAAGTTTTAGTTTTCAGTAAAATCGACTGAgaacaggaacagtttctttaaCAAGATGTAACCGCTTcttacagggtgtgtgtgtgtgtgtgtgtgtgtgtgtgtgtgtgtatgtgtgtgtaagtaacgGACTGTActcctgtaaacagtgtaaaaactCACCGTTTAACAAACACAGGTCCAGCTGAACCCCCGACGGAGGACAAACGGATCCCGAGGCATTGATGCGAATAAAGTGGAATTAATTCTCACAAGAAGCAGCGTCTGTTTCTGCAGTTTCCACATGTAACCTATGAGCTGTCACACCAGGAcacttcagcacacacacacacacacacacacacacacacacacacacacacacacacacacacacacacacgtgacgtGTTCAGTGCAGCCTACCGGAAATTTCCGAGCTGTACAATTCTGTCACTGTTTCCCACACAATCAAATTAGAAAAGTTTGTTATGTTCACACTCAGAGTCAGATGTCTGCCATTTTGATTAATTCTGCTAATGACATACTTACtgaatcatttataaaaaaaatcatatagcTAAAAGCCACATCTTTAGAGTGAGAGGGGATTTTGGATGATTATTCCTTTGGTTTAAGttgctctttttattttgttcattttgtcagTAATGTGTCGGTAAtgttcatttacttttttttcattgcccTTTGGCGCCCCCTCGTGGCTCATAATGTGTTGTGCCATTTGCTTTTCCTCACTTTTTATGAAACTGAAAAGTAATGAGTATGAATGATTTAACATCtatatgattaataataataataataataataataataataataatatattatttaaactctccacaatcatcccggtccccaagaaaccctccatcactggactaaatgactacaggcctgtcgATCTTacatctgttgtcatgaagacctttgaacatatggtattggcccacctaaagACTGTAACAGAACAGATGCTAAATCCGCTACAGTTTGCCTTCCGAGCAAAGAGATCAGTGGATGACGCAGTCAACACTGGGCTCACCacattctgcaacaccttgactgcccagggacatatgcCCGGACTCTGTTTGTTgacttttaatacaataattccaGAAATCCTCCCCTCCAAACTCCTACAGCACACTATACCCCCTGCCATCTGTCAGTGAATCACCAGCTTCCCGACAGGAAAGAACATGTGAGACTGGGAGGTTTCACCTCCAGTATTCGGGCAATCAGCATTGGcgctcctcagggatgtgtcctctccccactggtATTCTCCCTCTATagcaatgactgcacttcaagtgacccagctgttaaactcctgaaatttgcagatgatactacgctcatccaagtctcatccaagatggcggtCGTGTCTGTATaccagcaggaggtgaagcggctggtgctcaaaactgtggagatgatggACTTTAGGAAaaacccctcaacactactccccctcacaatatccaacagcccagTGTCATGTGTGGagtccttcaagtttctgggcacttcCATTTCCCAAAACCTGAAATGGGAGTCcaacataaactctatcatcaaaaaggccacaggagctgttgatccTGTTTtaaactgcagtcattgaatctgtcctgtgcacatccatcaccatctggtttagagcagcaactaaacaggacaggaacagactgcaacgcacagtaaaacagcagaaaatataACTTGTGCCCCCCCCTGCCCACTtcccaggacttgtaccatacaGGAACCAGAAACCGGACAGGAAAAtttcactactgacccttcgcaccctcaacacaacctctttcagctccacCCTTCTGataggcgctacagaactttgtttaccaaaactgccagacacaggaacagtttctttccccagacaatcaccctgattaacaactcaccataattatattcgctgcttcatatctataagtactgcattatcagaactgttaGTCATCACATCATTTGTATATGTCACACgcactactgctgctatatatagtacaaaaagcataatattgcacaatattgttatctGCACTACCCTGCACTCTCAcgctttatgtacataactgatctgtcatatattctgtattcatatttaatactcatactgaatAAATTGTATCACATCgtctgtcttgtatagtctgtatagtcttgtcttgtatagtatagttatttatgtctatagctggaaccaaattctttGTATGTGTCAATACagttggccaataaacctgattctgatatatatatatatatatatatatatatatatatatatatatatatatcagaatcagaatcagaatatatatattatatatatatataaaatatataatataaataaataaataatataatttaatatatacatacagtatactgtatatattttactaAACAAGACTTTTGTCTTGTTTAGTAAAATAAACTAATTTCTACAAATTTGGACTCATTTCAAGCTTGAAAAAAGTGGCAggtcataataataaatatgtaaatattttagagcAAAAATCTGGTTTAAGAGCCTCATATTTGGCTTGGTCTAATTTTATAACAAGAAACACTAGATTACATTTTTACTCTTTTCAAGATGTTGTCGTGTTCTAAGATGTCCTTAATTGCAGTGAGTAAGTGTTACGCATCACATTTTTAATCATAGACATTTGTAAATCATAATTTAATGTGTCATGGTATAATCAACAAGACTTGCACCATGCACcatctttattttaatacatttatgctGTGTATCTGTCATATTAGTAAAGTTATAATAATCgttgtttaatgtaaataaatggcaCAAAATGTGACCGGTTTGTTAGCTTTTTTGGCTTTCGCCAACGTATGTACAGCTGTTGTGTTGTACTGactacacaataacaacaaaagtaACAGCTATTAGGTTACAGGTGCGGTCAGTGTATTTGTGGAATGAATGAGTTTCCTTATGCTCCATTGTTGTGTTAAAGTACAAGGGCTAATTGTGGAGCAGGTACATTTTCCAGACTGTTTTCTGGTTTACTCACACATCCTACtctaatctttttcttttttttattttattttattaaacctcAGAAAGAGCTTTACATTAGCTAAACCAGGGGAGTTGAGTGAAAACACCACAGTGTACTCCAGGTCCAGTGTACTCCAGGACCAGTGTACACCAGGTCCAGTGTACTCCAGGACCAGTGTACACCAGGATTAGTGTACTCCAAGACCAGTGTACTCCAGGACTAGTGTACTCCAAGACCAGTGTACTCCAAGACCAGTGTACTCCAAGACCAGTGTACTCCAGGACTAGTGTACTCCAAGACCAGTGTACACCAGGACTAGTGTACTCCAAGACCAGTGTACACCAGGACCAGTGTAAACCAGGACCAGTGTAGTCCAGTCCAGTGTACACCAGGACCAGTGTACACCAGGTCCAGTGTACTCCAGGTCCAGTGTACACCAGGTCCAGTGTACTCCAGGACCAGTGTACACCAGGACTAGTGTACTCCAAGACCAGTGTACACCAGGACCAGTGTAGTCCAGGACCAGTGTACATCAGGATTAGTGTACTCCAAGACCAGTGTACACCAGGACTAGTGTACTCCAAGACCAGTGTACACCAGGACCAGTGTACACCAGGACCAGTGTACACCAGGACCAGTGTAGTCCAGTCCAGTGTACACCAGGTCCAGTGTACTCCAGGACCAGTGTACATCAAGATTAGTGTACTCCAAGACCAGTGTACACCAGGACTAGTGTACTCCAAGACCAGTGTACACCAGGACCAGTGTACACCAGGACCAGTGTAGTCCAGTCCAGTGTACACCAGGACCAGTGTACACCAGGTCCAGTGTACTCCAGGTCCAGTGTACACCAGGTCCAGTGTACTCCAGTCCAGTGTACACCAGGATTAGTGTACTCCAAGACAAGTGTACTCCAGGACCAGTGTACACCAGGACCAGTGTACATAAGGACCAGTGTACACCAGGTCCAGTGTATTCCAGTCCAGTGTACACCAGGTCCAGTGTACTCCAGGACCAGTGTACTCAAGGACCAGTGTACTCCAGGACCAGTGTACACCAGGACCAGTGTACTCAAGGACCAGTGTACTCAAGGACCAGTGTACTCCACTACCAGTGTACTCCAGGACCAGTGTACACCAGTCCAGTGTACTCCAGGACCAGTGTACTCCAGTCCAGTGTACTCCAGGACCAGTGTACACCAGGGACCAGTGTACACCAGTCCAGTGTACTCCAGGACCAGTGTACACCAGGATCAGTGTACACCAGGTCCAGTGTACTCCAGGACCAGTGTACTCCAGGACCAGTGTACACCAGTCCAGTATACACCAGTCCAGTGTACACCAGTCCAGTGTACACCAGGACCAGTGTACTCCAGGACCAGTGTACACCAGTCCAGTATACACCAGTCCAGTGTACACCAGTCCAGTGTACACCAGGACCAGTGTACTCCAGGACCAGTGTACACCAGTCCAGTATACACCAGTCCAGTGTACACCAGTCCAGTGTACACCAGGACCAGTGTACACCAGGACCAGTGTACTCCAGGACCAGTGTACACCAGGACCAGTGTACTCCAGGACCAGTGTACACCAGGAGCAGTGTACACCAGGACCAGTGTACACCAGTCCAGTGTACACCAGGACCAGTGTACACCAGGACCAGTGTACTCCAGGACCAGTGTACTCCAGGACCAGTGTACACCAGGACCAGTGTACTCCAGGACCAGTGTACACCAGGACCAGTGTACACCAGGACCAGTGTACTCCAGGACCAGTGTACACCAGGACCAGTGTACACCAGGACCAGTGTACACCAGGATTAGTGTACTCCAGGACCAGTGTACACCAGGACCAGTGTACTCCAGGACCAGTGTACACCAGGACCAGTGTACTCCAGGACCAGTGTACACCAGGACCAGTGTACACCAGGAGCAGTGTACACCAGGACCAGTGTACTCCAGGACCAGTGTACACCAGGACCAGTGTACACCAGGACCAGTGTACACCAGGACCAGTGTACACCAGTCCAGTGTACTCCAGGACCAGTGTACACCAGGACCAGTGTACTCCAGGACCAGAAGTGAAAGCTGAGCCCAttgtaaactttaaactttaaacttgaTGATTTAGCACAGAACGTGATCTTTTCTCACTCTGTTAATAGACCTGGTCTGATACAGTATCTGTCCCCTGTATACCCCACACTTTCCTGTAAACAGCCCCTGACATTCAGGATGTTGACCTGCTGCCATATTGTACATGAACATAACCCCAGTATCACTACATCACTGCACTATTATTGGAACGAATAAAAGAAAATCCAGTACAATTAGATCACAAATAATCATACAATCGGTTTTCTGCTGTATGTTAgagtgcagtaacattagagtAAATAAAACTCGACACCATTATGTCTCTGACTAACTGAAGTGATCACAAATCCTCCATTTTAGACCAGACTCAAGGCTGTTCGGTTTGCCCCGCCCATTCTAAGACGTCATCAGTAACGCTCCATTCCGTGTATAAGTCCCGCCCCTGTGCGCGCGCTCTGCACCTACGTGCTTGGTTGTGAGTTCCCCCTGTGGAGAGCGTCGAGAACAACGGAGCTGACAGCGGCACCTCCAGTCAAGGGGAAGATGGAGACCAGGGATTCTGACTTCAACATACTGTTAGCTACTGATTCGTACAAGGTGAGGAGACGTCTATGGTATCAGCGGCTCGACTTTGTGAAGGcgctggatgtgtgtgtgtgtgtgtgtgtgtgtgtgtgtgtgtgtgtgtgtgtgtgtgtgtgtgtgtgtgtgtgtgtgtgtgatctagcTAGGCCAGACTGGGAGGAGGATATGACAGGTAGAGTGTGGTCCTCCAGACAAGCAGGAGGTATTGTGATGTATGATATGTGTgataatgtgtaataatgtgtaataatgtgtaataatgagGTAATGTCAGGTAATGTGTGATAAAGTGTGATAATGAGATAATGAGGTAATGGGGTAATGTAAGGTGATGTATGATAAAGTGTGATAATGAGGTAATGTGAGGTAATGTATTATAATGAGGTAATGTGAGATAATGATGTGTGATAATGTCTGATAATGAGGTAAT
Encoded proteins:
- the pik3cg gene encoding phosphatidylinositol 4,5-bisphosphate 3-kinase catalytic subunit gamma isoform — its product is MEQQVSDDESPVVLRGENRRRRRKMKAFTSNTSTTMDHLTVEFVLPTTNKTTKNPDTLQLDVIGNWTVEQVKAQLWLRAVTTNMCPEFYQKYSPDHCILLYQKKGSCCEIYDKHQVFQTLDCIRYWKALKKEVGKIYLVLRPQLSEESIQYQKFLNHLIGYDVTDVSNVHDDELEFTRRKLLTTRKIELADRDPKFYSMDPWITTKSLPDYMLSKISNNNILLVIHRETSSQTIKVSIDDTPFHILQSFFIKTVNKRALLGIPEDVNESDFVLRVCGREEYLFGDYPIKDFHWIRQCLKSGEEIHLVLESPPDPEQDVVPKEDWAQVDDCTGVAGTHEQLTINEKDHEKVFTVSLWDCNRKFRVKILGIDIPVLPCNTELMVFVDASIFHGQQLLAQERTPLKPFTEEVLWNTWLDFNIKIKDLPKGARLNLQVLCGKAQTQTSKDSTSLDCKNKSRLLYYVNLLVVDHRSLLRQGEFILHMWKMPEKSEDNSSVNADKLTSATNPDKTSSMAIAVLLDKYCYPVALPKSRDSQNTSEMEGERGTREMPNHLRKQFDQIMATDPLHPLSVEDKELLWHFRQECVRHPSAYPKFLGSVKWGKQEAVMATHHLLERSTAWDRSPPDVGLAMQLLDCHFSDANVRTMAVRKLETFGDDDVLRYLLQLVQAVKFEPYHDSALARFLLKRALRSKRIGHFLFWFLRSEIAQSMHYQQRYAVILEAYLRGCGDAMLQDFSKQVEITEALQKVTREIKAISAEKYDVSAQVVFLLRQKLESLQMQGLPKSFKVPYDPGLRAGSLVIEQCKVMASKKKPLWLQFKRADPTTLSSDTIGVIFKDGDDLRQDMLILQILLIMESIWETESLDLSLLPYGCISTGNKIGMIEIVKDATTIANIQQSTVGNTGAFKDEILNQWLRDKCVNEDKYQQAVERFLYSCGGYCVATYVLGIGDRHNDNIMITESGNLFHIDFGHILGNYKSFLGITKERVPFVLTPDFLYVMGTTGKKSSPNFIMFQDICLKAYLALRHHSNLLIILFSMMLMTGMPQLTSKEDIEYIREALTVGCTEDVAQRHFLDQIEICRDKGWTVQFNWFLHLVLGIKQGVEKRSA